TTCCCAATTATCAGAGAAAGTAAAGTCTTGGGTAGAACAAAAGGGTAAAAGATGGTTACATTTTGGCTTGGTGTCAATGTGGGCTTCTGCCATGTTTGGGTAAAGGTGCCTTGGAAAAAGTTAAAGGTTGATGTTTGTTGGGCAGGTGTTGGTGAAATTTTCCAATTGGCCATTTGAAAAGCTAACCCCATATTGTGGGTTGAAGGCTAAGATTAGTCTTTTGATGGAATCCAGTCACATAGgttcagattcaccttgcaaagTTCATTACTATATCCTTGAACTTAAGTTGAATGCTTTTTGTTTTATGGAGTGTTTCGATGGAATCCAGCTATAAGTTTTATACTTAACCTCCAGGCAACATTTCTGGATATTGTCACTTTATTTAACCTCTAGAGAACATAGTTGGATATTGTCACTTTATTTTATCTATGAATAATGTCTAAAACATGCCCATTTTGTCAATTAGGAATTGTAAGCCATGACCCTTTACTAAGCTTTAGGCTATTGTATATCTAGAGACCCCTTCTGCATAATAGCTTTGCATATGTTGATTTTTCAATTTCTATCGAGTCATTTTCTACTAAAATTTCcattttcttcaatcaaatttctGCTGGGCCCGTCCTATAGTTTTTTCTGAACATGGAGGTTCTGGTCAAACACCTAGTGTTTGTGAAGGTTACTGGCAAATTTGTATTTATTCAACTACTTCTGGAAACGCATTAAAAGCATTCTTGTTGCTTCAAAGTTCGTAAAGCAATGGAAGCATTCatgttttgttttaaatttattaCACATACGTAGTCTTTTCGGAAGGCAAACATCAATTTTCTTGCAATGTTCTATTAGAATACAATCATCCTTTACATACTTCAAGTGGCTTCTATTTTTCATATATTATAATTTTGAAATACCAAACACCTTGTGACCTGCGATGGCCAACAGTCCCTTTGGCAGTGAATGACCAGGTTGCATCTCGATGTAAATTGGGATGTAATGAACGGTCCTatcttttgtttttggtttctggttctgtcttatttttttaagGAAAGTTTGTGGAGTACTTTCTGGTTTTATTGATCTTTGTGATAGTGAGAGTGCTATTTATGTGAAAAGACATGGGTTTTCAGGTGGCATAATCACCTTAATCCTGCCATAAACAAGGAGGCATGGACTCAAGAAGAGGAATTGGCGTTGATTCAAGCTCATCAGATATATGGGAACAAGTGGGCAGAGTTAACAAAATTCTTGCCTGGAAGGTAAGCATTGAAGCCTCTCATTTAGTATCTGAAAGAGAGCAATTatagttcaaaatagtttctTTAAGTGGTATTgggaagatgtggggcccatgtgatgcatgcataaaatccaacccttccatcaTATGTTACCCCTGGCTCCGTAAATCAGGCTGATTAGtgcatcagatgggccccaccaaaagaaACAAGTCAGGAGGGAACATCCACCCCCAGtgttgtatatatgaaatccaggtGTTTCAGACCCTTCATGTGGTCTGGATGAGGGGTCAGGCTGAAAATCCTACCCTTCCATCATATGCGTCAATGTATTTTACCCCCAGCGCTGTAAATCAAGCTGATtagtgcatcaggtgggccacccttgatttgcatggAGGGCCCACAGTattgtttatatgaaatccaggtGATTCAGACCCTTCATGTGGTCTGGATGATGGGTCAGGCTGAAAATCATGTTGTTTCAAAAATCCTGTGGGAGCATCCCCTATCACATTGTTCCAtgtgttgtggctcacttgagttttggatcagtctgatttttggcaGATGGGGGTAATATGAGGTGACGCATCTGATGGGCGGGTTGGATGGCTTTAATacacaatgtgggacccacatctgccAGGTACCACTATAATCTTACAATGGTACTTATACAACTCAAACGTGCCTCTTCTTTAAAATGGTAGGAAGAAATGCATATACACTTTTCTTCTTTGCATATACTTGCTTTAATGCTTTGCAAGTTAAACAATCCGATTTGGGTGTCACCTTTTAGCCTTGTAAGAACAATCATATTCCAATTTACTTTTGGTACTGGTGCTTATACCTTTTACTTTCACTTTCTGAATTGAAATTCATCTGTGTTAGAGGTATTATATGATGCCTGATTGAGAAAAATTGcattttatttgttttatccaacAATGGTGTCGGTGGGATGGCCCACCTTTTTGTTATTTAAATTAATGATATGGTCTGCCTGTCAGGGATGGTTCATGCCGTAATATCTTCCCTGTCAGGTGTTCCTAATCATCAAATGAAAATGCACAATTACAACTAATGGTTCTTATTTAATGGGGAGTATAACAGATGACCACAATAatctgatggggtagattttgtTGGCATCTCTTATCCACCATGAGACCCACCTTATGGATGATTTGGGTTAGcagtaggtgggcctcacatgtacagTTTATTGAGTCAAACAGTGAGTCAAACAGAAATTTGATGGCCAGACATTGTATATTTCCTTGTGTGCTTGACACATTTGAACATTTGTCTTTTACATTACCTTTGAAATGTTATTTTGCTACGTGGCCAACAGGACAGACAATTCAATAAAGAATCATTGGAACAGCTCTGTGAAAAAGAAGTTGGATTCATACATGGCATCAGGTTTACTTGCACAGTTCCAAGGACTGCCTCATGTGGAAAACTCAAGCCAATGCATGCCATCTTCTTCTGAGAGGAAACAACATAACAATGGAGAATGTAGTTTCAAAGATGGGGCAGAAATTGAAGAATCATCAGAATGCAGTCAAGGTTCTggttctgttggtttctctcaaTCTCATTGTGAAGTAGCTCCTGCTATTCCTGTACAGGTGCAGGAAGAGTTTAAAATGAGAGAAGAAGCTATTAAAAAAACAGTAAAAAGTTCTCATTCTTTGTGTTCCAAACAATGTTATACTCCAGAAGAAGGCACATTCACGGTACCAGAAATACCTTCTAGTGTGGGCATGCCAGTAAACACGTCTGAGCAGAGTTTGTTACATACGGCTAGAAACTCTGACAGCAATGCTCGTCAACTGTGCTCACATGAATTGGTGGAGGTAATGCAGGACTCATCAAGGTTACTGGAAGCATCGATGCATTATACTTCATGTGTTGTAGAAAACCATGGAACAAAATCTATTCTTGTACAGGGCTCTGTAGAATCTCATGCTCCTATGGGGAATATAGTTGTTGGTCCTGAGGAACCAGTGGATGAAGTATTGCCATGTGAAGATGATTGTGGTAGTAACAAGCTTTTAGATGCAGCGATTCATGGAAGCTTCTCTTTGGGAAATCCTATGGAAGGTGCAAATATCATTGACTTGGATGGCTATGCAGGTTCATCATTCTCTGAAACAGCCATGAGTTCAGCTTTATGTTCATTAATTTGTCAATCTGATATTCAAGACTCTGAAGTGGCCAGGAATTTAGCTTCATGTTCAAATCTGTATTATCCTCCAACTTCGTCTGATATATCTGAGGCCCCATGCTATCAAAATTATCCGGGGCCCCATGCTGAGGTTACTGATGATTTGAATAAAACACAAGGGTTGGGGCTTGTTACATGTCCTGATGGTTTTTTCTGTTCGAACAGCTCTTTTGAGTTGGTCAATGTTGGTGATAGGGATAAGCGTTGCATGCATGTGGAGGCAGATCAGAAAACGGAGGCTCCAAACACAAGAACCATGGAAATGTTTGGTCCCGTAATGATAGATCACACTGGATGCCTTATCGGCATGGATGGTAGTACAACAGTTCCTAATGAACACTTCGGTTCAGAATCTCTATTTTATGATCCTCCTCGTTTTCCAAGCTTGGAGATTCCATTTGTCAGCTGTGATCTCGTATCATCTGGCGGAGAGGCATATAGTCCCCTAGGGATTCGACAATTGATGCTGTCCAGTTCTCCTCCATATGGTGGCTTATGGGATTCACCTTCTCACAATGACAGTCCTGATGCTATTCTGAAGAGTGCTGCCAAGAGCTTCCAGTGTACTCCTTCCATTTTAAAGAAACGGCCGCGGGAACTATTGTCGCCTGTGCAAGAAAGGAAGAGTGACAAGAAACCGGGAAGGGAAATGAATCATGGGTTATTTTGTGCATCTTCCAGTCCAAATAGAAGTTATTATCCTTGCCCAGATGTTATATTTGATGAGCCTGGGGCTTGTTTGTCTACTACTGAGGGGTCTTTCCTTTCTGCATCTCACCTGAAAAGGAAATCCCTGGCTTCCCCCATTGACAAGGAAAATCTTGATCATGCTTCTAAAGACAAAAAAGATGAAACTGTGGTTCTAGATTGCGAGGACAGGAAAGAGCAAGGTGATGCAACTAAGACTGATGAGGATATTACAGCCCAAACAGtgagtttctttccttttatttttagcATGTGGTACTGTGAGGTTTAGCTGACAATTTCAACACAAAGGAAGAGTGGTTTAAAACTCTGTTTCATAAATCACACTGCAGTCATATTCACAAAAGCAGGCTGTTCTGctgcattaaaagccttgaattTCATATCTTATTATTTTGTATTATGGGAAGTCTCCAACTCCA
This region of Magnolia sinica isolate HGM2019 chromosome 1, MsV1, whole genome shotgun sequence genomic DNA includes:
- the LOC131256921 gene encoding transcription factor MYB3R-1-like isoform X1, which codes for MASNKASNSRRGEVTAAALPDWGSECFQKPQSLHGRTSGPTRRSTKGQWTPEEDALLCRAVQRFKGKSWKKIAECFTDRSDVQCLHRWQKVLNPELVKGPWSKEEDDIIIELVNKYGAKKWSTIANALPGRIGKQCRERWHNHLNPAINKEAWTQEEELALIQAHQIYGNKWAELTKFLPGRTDNSIKNHWNSSVKKKLDSYMASGLLAQFQGLPHVENSSQCMPSSSERKQHNNGECSFKDGAEIEESSECSQGSGSVGFSQSHCEVAPAIPVQVQEEFKMREEAIKKTVKSSHSLCSKQCYTPEEGTFTVPEIPSSVGMPVNTSEQSLLHTARNSDSNARQLCSHELVEVMQDSSRLLEASMHYTSCVVENHGTKSILVQGSVESHAPMGNIVVGPEEPVDEVLPCEDDCGSNKLLDAAIHGSFSLGNPMEGANIIDLDGYAGSSFSETAMSSALCSLICQSDIQDSEVARNLASCSNLYYPPTSSDISEAPCYQNYPGPHAEVTDDLNKTQGLGLVTCPDGFFCSNSSFELVNVGDRDKRCMHVEADQKTEAPNTRTMEMFGPVMIDHTGCLIGMDGSTTVPNEHFGSESLFYDPPRFPSLEIPFVSCDLVSSGGEAYSPLGIRQLMLSSSPPYGGLWDSPSHNDSPDAILKSAAKSFQCTPSILKKRPRELLSPVQERKSDKKPGREMNHGLFCASSSPNRSYYPCPDVIFDEPGACLSTTEGSFLSASHLKRKSLASPIDKENLDHASKDKKDETVVLDCEDRKEQGDATKTDEDITAQTMQQPTGVLVEHNLNDLIFFSPPRDGYLMNRPLTTGATTPGIQLHKSLEITSNHADDKGQSQSSLGDPCFSDLIYPSVCETKHDQRLVRKPLQVTIEKPGISGNADIENFTIFSDTPGIKRGFESPSAWKSPWFMNSLLPGPRFETDITFEDIGYLFSPGDRTYDAIGLMRQLNEHSAAALAEAREVLASGSDIAASQENERTLGNPRFQEENNHFADNELENLIPLPPGVLPFQTEQRILDFSGCSSPGKGTENRKTAGVGTTISFTSPSSYLMKGCR
- the LOC131256921 gene encoding transcription factor MYB3R-1-like isoform X2; translated protein: MASNKASNSRRGEVTAAALPDWGSECFQKPQSLHGRTSGPTRRSTKGQWTPEEDALLCRAVQRFKGKSWKKIAECFTDRSDVQCLHRWQKVLNPELVKGPWSKEEDDIIIELVNKYGAKKWSTIANALPGRIGKQCRERWHNHLNPAINKEAWTQEEELALIQAHQIYGNKWAELTKFLPGRTDNSIKNHWNSSVKKKLDSYMASGLLAQFQGLPHVENSSQCMPSSSERKQHNNGECSFKDGAEIEESSECSQGSGSVGFSQSHCEVAPAIPVQVQEEFKMREEAIKKTVKSSHSLCSKQCYTPEEGTFTVPEIPSSVGMPVNTSEQSLLHTARNSDSNARQLCSHELVEVMQDSSRLLEASMHYTSCVVENHGTKSILVQGSVESHAPMGNIVVGPEEPVDEVLPCEDDCGSNKLLDAAIHGSFSLGNPMEGANIIDLDGYAGSSFSETAMSSALCSLICQSDIQDSEVARNLASCSNLYYPPTSSDISEAPCYQNYPGPHAEVTDDLNKTQGLGLVTCPDGFFCSNSSFELVNVGDRDKRCMHVEADQKTEAPNTRTMEMFGPVMIDHTGCLIGMDGSTTVPNEHFGSESLFYDPPRFPSLEIPFVSCDLVSSGGEAYSPLGIRQLMLSSSPPYGGLWDSPSHNDSPDAILKSAAKSFQCTPSILKKRPRELLSPVQERKSDKKPGREMNHGLFCASSSPNRSYYPCPDVIFDEPGACLSTTEGSFLSASHLKRKSLASPIDKENLDHASKDKKDETVVLDCEDRKEQGDATKTDEDITAQTMQQPTGVLVEHNLNDLIFFSPPRDGYLMNRPLTTGATTPGIQLHKSLEITSNHADDKGQSQSSLGDPCFSDLIYPSVCETKHDQRLVRKPLQVTIEKPGISGNADIENFTIFSDTPGIKRGFESPSAWKSPWFMNSLLPGPRFETDITFESWRQNLRCYWADETVK